The Planctomycetota bacterium genome window below encodes:
- the kdsB gene encoding 3-deoxy-manno-octulosonate cytidylyltransferase, giving the protein MPSPEQTTTRSPTIVIPARLASERFPRKVLADETGRPLVQHVVDRVLDLGRVVVAADDEAVVEALEPFGTTVLLTSPACRTGTERVAEAAEKLDLPDDVVVVNVQGDEPEIDPDVVARLASRMAGHDEPVMGTVVVPFPPDADPANPALVKVVVGQGDVGCLWFSRSPIPFARSATPAYRLHVGVYAYRVGFLRQIAATPPTPAELSESLEQLRALETGHRIVGVEAAGHAGGIDTPEQYAAFVKKLRASTTSC; this is encoded by the coding sequence GTGCCGTCGCCGGAGCAAACGACAACCCGATCGCCGACCATTGTCATCCCGGCCCGGTTGGCGAGTGAGCGGTTCCCGCGCAAGGTCCTCGCGGACGAGACCGGCCGGCCGCTGGTGCAGCACGTGGTCGATCGCGTCTTGGACCTCGGCCGGGTGGTCGTGGCGGCGGACGATGAGGCCGTCGTTGAGGCATTGGAGCCGTTCGGGACGACCGTCCTGCTGACCTCACCCGCATGCCGGACCGGCACGGAGCGTGTCGCGGAGGCCGCCGAGAAGCTCGACCTGCCGGACGACGTTGTCGTCGTCAACGTCCAAGGGGACGAGCCGGAGATCGATCCCGACGTCGTCGCCCGGCTCGCAAGTCGGATGGCCGGGCACGACGAACCAGTCATGGGCACTGTCGTCGTGCCCTTCCCGCCTGACGCCGATCCGGCGAACCCAGCGCTCGTTAAGGTCGTCGTCGGCCAGGGCGATGTCGGGTGCCTCTGGTTCAGCCGGAGCCCGATTCCCTTCGCCCGCTCGGCCACGCCGGCTTATCGGCTGCACGTGGGCGTTTACGCGTACCGCGTCGGCTTCCTTCGCCAGATCGCTGCCACCCCGCCAACGCCGGCGGAACTTTCGGAGTCGCTGGAGCAGCTTCGGGCGCTCGAGACCGGCCATCGGATCGTTGGGGTCGAAGCGGCTGGTCATGCCGGGGGAATCGACACGCCCGAGCAATATGCCGCCTTTGTGAAGAAGTTACGCGCCTCCACCACCTCCTGCTGA
- the ychF gene encoding redox-regulated ATPase YchF, whose product MSLEVGIVGLPNVGKSTLFNALTKAGILAANYPFATIEPNVGVVSVPDGRLDVLNKYQETEKIIPAQVRFVDIAGLVKGASKGEGKGNKFLSSIREADAIAHVVRCFEDDDIQHVSGKVDPVDDAEVIDLELALADVGVVSSALQNVTKKARGGDKEATQQKALLEKCQDPLNDGTPLRKLDWTDEERKALRGFGLITLKKVLFVANVDEDDVDGQGPLATKLRAYAETQGATVVPVCAKIESELAELEDDERDEMLGDLGLKEPALASLARAAYEMLGLQSYFTSGPKEIRAWTVRIGAAAPEAAGVIHTDFERGFIRAEVFGIDDLVEHGSESAIKAAGKLRSEGKGYVMQDGDVVHFRFNV is encoded by the coding sequence ATGAGTCTCGAAGTCGGCATCGTCGGCCTGCCCAACGTCGGCAAATCCACGCTCTTCAACGCCCTCACCAAGGCGGGCATCCTCGCGGCCAACTACCCGTTCGCGACGATCGAGCCCAATGTCGGTGTCGTGTCCGTCCCGGACGGGCGGCTCGATGTCCTCAATAAGTATCAGGAAACCGAAAAGATCATCCCGGCCCAGGTGCGATTCGTCGACATCGCCGGGCTCGTCAAAGGTGCCAGCAAGGGCGAGGGCAAGGGCAACAAGTTCCTGAGCAGCATCCGCGAAGCCGACGCCATCGCACACGTCGTCCGATGCTTCGAGGACGACGACATCCAGCACGTGTCGGGCAAGGTCGATCCCGTCGACGACGCCGAAGTGATCGATCTCGAACTCGCCCTGGCCGACGTCGGTGTCGTCTCGAGTGCCCTGCAGAACGTCACGAAGAAAGCCCGCGGCGGAGACAAGGAAGCAACGCAGCAGAAGGCTCTGCTCGAAAAGTGCCAGGACCCGCTCAACGACGGCACGCCGCTCCGCAAACTCGACTGGACCGACGAGGAGCGCAAGGCCCTCAGAGGCTTCGGCCTGATCACGCTCAAGAAAGTCCTCTTCGTCGCCAACGTCGACGAAGACGACGTCGACGGCCAAGGCCCGCTCGCGACGAAGCTGCGGGCCTACGCCGAGACGCAGGGCGCGACGGTCGTGCCGGTGTGTGCCAAGATCGAAAGCGAACTGGCGGAGTTGGAAGACGACGAACGCGACGAGATGCTGGGTGACCTCGGACTCAAGGAGCCGGCACTCGCGTCGCTGGCGCGTGCCGCGTACGAAATGCTCGGCCTTCAAAGCTACTTCACCAGCGGCCCGAAGGAGATTCGTGCTTGGACCGTCCGCATCGGTGCCGCCGCTCCCGAAGCAGCCGGCGTCATCCACACCGACTTCGAGCGTGGTTTCATCCGGGCCGAGGTGTTCGGCATCGACGACCTCGTCGAGCACGGGAGCGAGTCCGCCATCAAAGCCGCCGGCAAACTCCGTAGCGAGGGCAAGGGCTACGTCATGCAAGACGGCGACGTCGTGCACTTCCGGTTCAACGTGTAA
- a CDS encoding CTP synthase codes for MKNAEELLASTGHTRDETEFYTPMPAGFTRGKHKFVIVMGTVISGLGKGIFASSLAKLMQDKGLKVAPIKCEGYLNLDSGTLNPFRHGEVFVLDDGQETDMDLGTYERLLGQDLSKLNFTTNGQILSSVMKKERNGGYLGRDVQVIPHVVGEVKLKLRELAAKSDADVVFVEIGGTVGDYENSFYLEACRQLAYEEGPESVCFVALTYILQPDALGEQKSKAAQLGIKRLMEVGIQPQLVACRATDEVSEKVRQKISMYTNVPMQRVFSMHDVESVYLIPEALRGAGLDREVMTLLDLHSRANQLHEDEARDKWRGFVRRIQQPREKHVTLAITGKYTAMRDAYASILKSVEHAGVACGVEVALKSVETTNLTDANVAKELEGVDGIIVPGGFGARGSEGKIACVKHARETGLPYLGICFGFQMAVIEYARNVCGIEDANSTEFDPGCANPVIDILPEQKQIEGLGGNMRLGGKDVEIRPQTIASELFADELERGPYVRLRFRHRYEVDPRFIDQLEEGGLIFSGKHPQQPIMQVLELPADVHPFFVGTQAHPEMSSRPLEPSPLFVGLVKAALARSGGRPRPDVPDTSATHMTV; via the coding sequence ATGAAGAACGCCGAAGAACTCCTCGCCAGCACCGGTCATACGCGCGACGAGACCGAGTTCTACACGCCCATGCCCGCCGGCTTCACCCGCGGCAAACACAAGTTCGTCATCGTCATGGGCACCGTCATCAGCGGGCTCGGCAAAGGCATCTTCGCCTCCAGCCTCGCCAAGCTGATGCAGGACAAGGGCCTCAAGGTCGCGCCCATCAAGTGCGAGGGCTACCTCAACCTCGACTCCGGCACGCTCAACCCCTTCCGCCACGGCGAGGTCTTCGTCCTGGACGACGGGCAGGAAACCGACATGGACCTCGGCACCTACGAGCGTCTGCTCGGCCAGGACCTGTCCAAGCTCAACTTCACGACCAACGGCCAGATCCTGTCGTCGGTAATGAAGAAGGAGCGCAACGGCGGCTATCTCGGGCGCGACGTTCAGGTCATCCCGCACGTCGTGGGCGAAGTGAAGCTCAAGCTCCGCGAACTCGCCGCCAAGAGCGACGCCGACGTCGTCTTCGTCGAGATCGGCGGGACGGTGGGCGACTACGAGAACTCGTTCTACCTCGAGGCCTGCCGTCAGCTCGCGTACGAGGAAGGGCCCGAAAGCGTCTGCTTCGTCGCCCTGACTTACATCCTTCAGCCCGACGCTCTCGGCGAGCAGAAGTCCAAGGCGGCCCAGCTGGGCATCAAGCGACTGATGGAAGTCGGCATCCAGCCGCAGCTCGTCGCCTGTCGTGCCACCGACGAGGTCAGCGAAAAGGTTCGGCAGAAGATCAGCATGTACACGAACGTCCCGATGCAGCGGGTCTTCAGCATGCACGACGTCGAGAGCGTCTATCTGATCCCTGAAGCCCTCCGCGGGGCAGGCCTGGATCGCGAGGTCATGACGCTGCTCGACCTGCACAGCCGCGCCAATCAGCTTCACGAGGACGAGGCCCGCGACAAGTGGCGTGGCTTTGTCCGTCGCATCCAGCAGCCACGCGAGAAGCACGTAACGCTCGCCATCACCGGCAAGTACACGGCGATGCGGGACGCCTACGCCAGTATCCTCAAGAGCGTCGAGCACGCCGGCGTCGCGTGCGGCGTGGAGGTCGCGCTCAAGAGCGTCGAGACGACCAACCTCACCGACGCAAACGTCGCCAAGGAGCTCGAAGGCGTCGACGGCATCATCGTCCCAGGCGGCTTCGGTGCCCGTGGGTCAGAGGGCAAGATCGCCTGCGTCAAACACGCCCGTGAGACCGGCTTGCCGTACCTGGGCATCTGCTTCGGCTTCCAGATGGCCGTCATCGAGTACGCCCGCAACGTCTGCGGCATCGAGGACGCCAACTCCACCGAGTTCGACCCTGGTTGCGCGAACCCGGTCATCGACATCCTGCCCGAGCAGAAGCAGATCGAAGGCCTTGGCGGGAACATGCGACTCGGCGGCAAGGACGTCGAGATCCGTCCGCAAACCATCGCCAGCGAGCTCTTCGCCGACGAGCTCGAACGCGGGCCGTACGTTCGCCTGCGGTTCCGGCACCGGTACGAGGTCGACCCGCGGTTCATCGATCAGCTCGAAGAAGGTGGCCTGATCTTCAGCGGCAAGCACCCGCAGCAGCCGATCATGCAAGTCCTCGAGCTGCCGGCGGACGTCCATCCATTCTTCGTTGGCACGCAGGCGCACCCGGAGATGTCGAGCCGCCCGCTGGAGCCAAGCCCGCTCTTCGTCGGGCTCGTGAAAGCCGCCCTCGCCCGCAGCGGCGGTCGCCCGAGGCCCGACGTTCCGGACACCTCGGCGACGCACATGACCGTGTGA
- a CDS encoding CbiX/SirB N-terminal domain-containing protein has protein sequence MTEGLIIVDHGSRRPESNQMLEEVARLFADRHRDTTPVVEPAHMELAMPDIAAAYAKCVERGASLITLVPFFLAKGKHWMKDIPSLTSQAAAKHPGTSYRIAEPLQIDDLILDLLKKRADAAGEQPTFESGQDDPRLAGVTPSDRRVQCATCPFQVTAAGVIELKPGKGVTLEALAARVQKA, from the coding sequence GTGACGGAAGGCCTCATTATCGTCGACCACGGCTCGCGTCGTCCCGAGAGCAACCAGATGCTCGAGGAGGTCGCCCGCCTCTTCGCCGACCGGCACCGCGACACCACGCCCGTCGTCGAGCCGGCCCACATGGAGCTGGCGATGCCCGACATCGCCGCCGCCTACGCCAAGTGCGTCGAGCGTGGGGCATCGCTCATCACGCTGGTGCCCTTCTTTCTGGCCAAAGGGAAGCACTGGATGAAGGACATCCCGTCGCTGACCAGTCAGGCGGCCGCGAAGCATCCCGGCACCAGCTACCGAATCGCCGAGCCGCTGCAGATCGACGATTTGATCCTCGACCTGCTCAAGAAGCGTGCCGACGCCGCCGGCGAGCAGCCGACTTTCGAGAGCGGGCAAGACGACCCACGCCTGGCCGGCGTGACTCCGAGCGACAGGCGCGTGCAGTGTGCCACCTGCCCGTTCCAGGTGACGGCAGCGGGTGTGATCGAGCTGAAGCCCGGGAAGGGCGTGACGCTGGAAGCGCTCGCGGCAAGGGTCCAGAAAGCCTGA
- a CDS encoding M48 family metalloprotease yields the protein MLRGVCTVCVTLLVTTLAGCVSDQQVIAQANDVHTQLEPQVVTDPELDAYVQAVGDKIIAAARGMYESGELEQFGVDASDWMFEDVQFHMVASPVTNAFTTGGRHVYMYTALFEGCATEDAFAAVVGHEFGHIIGRHVQNKMNTQYGLMAAAAGAGLLGAVLAEDGSRTETAATVGGLALVGGQVVGLQFGRDAEREADRLGFEFYIRAGYDPDQFDDFFAAMLEQQGGEAGGLQGFLSSHPQLSERIATAQGWAAEVDRSRLQRYQAPPIADGREFASLQQQSRPLTQQAAAASRSGSNTAATQALAILHSFPACVGGLSDGVVPEDQQ from the coding sequence ATGCTTCGAGGAGTCTGCACCGTCTGTGTGACGCTGCTCGTCACGACGCTTGCCGGCTGCGTGAGCGATCAGCAGGTGATCGCCCAGGCCAACGACGTCCACACGCAATTGGAGCCGCAAGTCGTCACTGATCCGGAACTCGACGCCTACGTCCAAGCGGTAGGTGACAAGATCATTGCGGCAGCGCGAGGCATGTACGAGTCCGGCGAGCTTGAACAATTCGGTGTCGACGCGTCGGATTGGATGTTCGAGGACGTGCAGTTTCACATGGTCGCCAGCCCGGTCACCAACGCCTTCACCACCGGCGGCCGACACGTGTACATGTACACGGCACTCTTTGAGGGCTGTGCGACGGAAGACGCCTTTGCCGCGGTTGTGGGTCACGAGTTCGGGCACATCATCGGCCGGCACGTCCAGAACAAGATGAACACGCAGTACGGCCTGATGGCGGCAGCGGCGGGTGCCGGACTGCTTGGCGCTGTCTTGGCTGAAGACGGCAGTCGGACCGAGACGGCCGCGACAGTCGGCGGGCTCGCCCTCGTCGGCGGGCAGGTCGTCGGCCTCCAGTTCGGCCGCGACGCCGAACGCGAGGCGGACCGGCTGGGCTTCGAGTTCTACATCCGCGCCGGCTACGACCCGGACCAGTTCGATGACTTCTTCGCGGCGATGCTCGAACAGCAAGGCGGCGAGGCAGGCGGCCTGCAGGGGTTCCTCAGCAGCCACCCGCAGCTGTCCGAACGCATCGCCACCGCTCAGGGCTGGGCGGCCGAGGTCGACCGCTCGAGGCTCCAGCGGTATCAAGCCCCGCCGATCGCCGACGGCCGCGAGTTCGCGTCGCTTCAACAGCAGAGTCGGCCCTTGACGCAACAGGCGGCGGCCGCGTCGCGAAGTGGCTCGAACACGGCAGCGACGCAGGCGTTGGCGATTCTGCACTCGTTCCCGGCCTGCGTCGGCGGACTCTCCGACGGCGTCGTGCCAGAAGACCAGCAGTGA
- the tmk gene encoding dTMP kinase produces MPDRHPLSGKFIVLDGGEGCGKSTQMKRLHETLTNEGATVAAVRDPGSTATGERIRDLLLDPQSQIGMRCEMLLYMAARAQLVPETIRPALDRGEVVLADRFFSSTHAYQLGGDGLTFDDIADVARVATAGCTPDLTLILDVPTDIAQQRVVPKYVPLFEGTEVADKDRIERRPTEYHAGVRQNYLQLAKREPDRHAVIDATGDPDTVAKSVYDTLLARLAGAAVSR; encoded by the coding sequence ATGCCGGACCGCCACCCGCTCTCGGGCAAGTTCATCGTGCTCGACGGCGGCGAGGGTTGCGGCAAATCCACGCAGATGAAGCGGCTTCACGAGACGCTCACCAACGAAGGGGCGACCGTCGCCGCCGTACGAGATCCAGGCTCGACCGCCACCGGCGAACGCATTCGCGACCTGCTGCTCGATCCGCAAAGCCAGATCGGCATGCGGTGCGAGATGCTGCTCTACATGGCCGCCCGGGCGCAGCTCGTGCCGGAGACGATTCGGCCCGCGCTCGATCGCGGCGAGGTCGTCCTGGCAGACCGGTTCTTCAGCTCGACCCACGCTTACCAGCTCGGCGGCGACGGGTTGACGTTCGACGACATCGCCGACGTCGCCCGCGTTGCGACGGCCGGTTGCACGCCGGACCTGACGCTGATCCTCGACGTCCCGACCGACATCGCCCAGCAGCGGGTCGTGCCGAAGTACGTGCCGCTGTTCGAGGGAACCGAGGTGGCTGACAAGGACCGCATCGAGCGTCGCCCGACCGAGTACCACGCTGGCGTCAGGCAGAACTATCTCCAGTTGGCAAAACGCGAGCCCGATCGTCATGCGGTCATCGACGCGACGGGCGATCCAGACACGGTTGCGAAGTCGGTGTACGACACGCTGCTCGCCCGGCTGGCCGGCGCAGCCGTGTCGCGTTGA
- the galK gene encoding galactokinase translates to MADVHEPADRYAKPGSGNDPQFASLRDAFVRVFGEDDSDGNPLNDAPIHVVRAPGRVNLIGEHTDYSEGFVFPMAIEPRITFAFRRRNDKQIRVASDQDTDGSVTTFTTDTETGEPKWTNYLRGPVALLRERGELLVGAELYLMSSLPVGAGLSSSAALEVGTTRAMLHLTGGTMTDAEVALMCQRAEQEYAGMPCGIMDQMIVASGMADHAMLLDCRSLEATHVPLPSEHVALVICDSKVEHELTDGGFAERVESCKQASAKLGVPFLRDATTDQVEANKDALGDLLYRRARHVVAENERCLAFAEALRSGDYASAGERMYESHASLRDDYEVSTPELDGLVEAARGIDGVFGSRMTGGGFGGCTVTLCHPDAADAVRDGLAKAAKELFGVDTLPFVTAATVGAQVVD, encoded by the coding sequence ATGGCCGATGTCCACGAACCCGCCGACCGCTACGCCAAGCCCGGCAGCGGCAACGATCCGCAGTTTGCCAGTCTTCGCGATGCCTTCGTGCGGGTTTTCGGCGAGGACGACAGCGACGGCAATCCGCTCAACGACGCCCCGATCCACGTCGTCCGTGCCCCAGGCCGGGTCAACCTCATCGGCGAGCACACGGACTACTCCGAGGGCTTTGTCTTCCCGATGGCGATCGAGCCGCGGATCACGTTCGCCTTCCGCCGACGCAACGACAAGCAGATCCGCGTCGCCAGCGACCAGGACACGGACGGCAGCGTGACGACGTTCACCACCGACACCGAGACCGGCGAGCCGAAGTGGACCAACTACCTCCGCGGCCCGGTCGCACTGCTCCGCGAGCGGGGTGAGCTGTTGGTTGGGGCTGAGCTGTACCTGATGTCGAGCCTGCCCGTCGGCGCCGGGCTGAGCAGCAGCGCGGCGCTGGAGGTCGGCACGACGCGGGCGATGCTGCACCTCACCGGCGGGACGATGACGGATGCCGAGGTCGCTCTGATGTGCCAGCGAGCCGAGCAGGAGTACGCCGGTATGCCGTGCGGCATCATGGACCAGATGATCGTCGCTTCGGGCATGGCGGACCACGCGATGCTGCTGGATTGCCGGAGCTTGGAGGCGACGCACGTGCCGCTGCCGTCGGAGCACGTCGCCTTGGTGATCTGCGATTCGAAGGTCGAGCACGAACTGACGGACGGCGGATTTGCCGAGCGTGTCGAGTCGTGCAAGCAGGCGTCGGCCAAGCTCGGCGTGCCGTTCCTGCGCGACGCGACAACCGATCAGGTCGAGGCCAACAAGGACGCCCTGGGAGATCTTCTCTATCGCCGAGCCCGGCACGTCGTCGCAGAGAACGAGCGGTGCCTGGCGTTCGCCGAGGCCCTCCGCAGCGGCGACTATGCGTCGGCGGGCGAGCGGATGTACGAGAGCCATGCCAGCCTTCGCGACGACTACGAGGTCAGCACGCCCGAACTCGACGGGCTTGTGGAGGCGGCACGCGGCATCGACGGCGTCTTCGGCAGCCGCATGACCGGCGGCGGCTTCGGCGGGTGCACGGTCACCCTCTGCCATCCCGACGCCGCCGACGCCGTCCGCGATGGCTTGGCCAAAGCGGCCAAAGAGCTGTTCGGCGTCGACACGCTGCCGTTCGTCACCGCCGCGACGGTCGGTGCCCAGGTCGTCGACTGA
- the waaF gene encoding lipopolysaccharide heptosyltransferase II — protein sequence MTPAPERLAVILPTWLGDCMMATPLLRALRKGLPGTSIVAVVGRGNAVVMEGLASVDEVVPIDKSSWLRSAATLKSTGCDAVLLLPNAFRWAAVARLAGVPRRIGYARDGRSWLLTDGVKPVMTGRWPRRTHAIVPAIRHYLGLLTAFRLEPDGRRMDLAVTPNDDKAADAVFISGGIGDERLALFVPGGRYGSAKLWPTKHFADLSHKLVADRFRVLVSTAPGEEAVAEAIAADGDVTLLANHGLSLSAVKAIVGRCDLVVSNDTGARHLAVAAGTPTVTVFGPTDPQRTTLNAPREVEVFLDLDCQPCQQKLCPLPEPQTQRCLRDLSPQTVHEAALRLLKVEA from the coding sequence GTGACGCCCGCACCCGAGCGACTAGCAGTCATCCTGCCGACGTGGCTGGGCGACTGCATGATGGCCACGCCGCTGCTGCGGGCGCTGCGCAAAGGTCTGCCGGGAACATCAATCGTCGCCGTCGTCGGGCGTGGCAATGCCGTCGTCATGGAAGGCCTGGCGTCCGTCGACGAGGTCGTGCCGATCGACAAATCGAGCTGGCTGCGATCGGCGGCGACGCTGAAGTCGACGGGCTGCGACGCGGTGTTGCTCCTGCCCAACGCCTTTCGCTGGGCGGCCGTGGCCCGGCTGGCGGGCGTGCCGAGGCGAATCGGCTACGCGCGAGACGGCCGCAGTTGGTTGCTGACCGACGGTGTCAAGCCGGTGATGACCGGACGCTGGCCTCGGCGGACACACGCGATCGTCCCGGCGATTCGCCACTACCTCGGCCTGCTGACCGCGTTCAGATTGGAGCCCGACGGACGCCGAATGGACCTGGCCGTCACGCCCAATGACGACAAAGCCGCCGATGCCGTCTTCATCTCGGGCGGGATCGGCGACGAGCGGTTAGCCCTCTTCGTTCCGGGCGGGCGATACGGCTCAGCGAAGCTTTGGCCGACGAAGCACTTCGCCGACCTGTCGCACAAGCTGGTGGCCGACCGCTTTCGCGTGCTCGTCTCAACCGCACCGGGCGAGGAGGCCGTGGCTGAGGCGATCGCGGCAGACGGCGACGTCACGCTCCTCGCCAATCACGGGCTGTCGTTGTCAGCCGTCAAGGCAATTGTGGGGCGGTGCGATCTGGTCGTTTCCAACGACACCGGTGCCCGACATCTCGCCGTCGCCGCCGGCACTCCGACCGTCACGGTCTTCGGCCCGACGGATCCGCAGCGGACGACGCTCAACGCCCCGCGTGAGGTCGAGGTGTTCCTCGATCTCGACTGTCAGCCGTGCCAGCAGAAGCTGTGCCCACTGCCAGAGCCACAGACGCAGCGGTGCCTGCGCGACCTTTCACCGCAGACGGTGCACGAGGCGGCATTGCGACTGCTTAAAGTCGAGGCGTGA
- the trpD gene encoding anthranilate phosphoribosyltransferase, whose product MTTAILQQLIAGTTLSEDAMRHALQHVMSGDAEPAWTGAFLAALQQKGVTPSELAAAAVVMREHATPIDTGDVAGVVDTCGTGGTGSGTFNISTAAAIVAAACGVGVVKHGNRAASSKTGSADVLEALGVDLSGDPKTQFERAGIAFAFARNHHPAMKHVAPVRQALGVPTIFNLLGPLTNPAGVRRQLLGVSRPELLDLVAGALLKLGSERAWVVHSDDGQDDLSPGVPTQVAEVVDGEVRRWTFDPTPHDLAGTKAELQAESPEASATLIRRILDGDETGPPHNAVLINAAAAVVIAGGHDDIVDALDAARHAIESGRAAETLDRLVG is encoded by the coding sequence ATGACGACTGCCATCCTGCAACAACTGATCGCTGGCACAACGCTCTCGGAAGACGCGATGCGTCACGCATTGCAACACGTCATGTCCGGTGATGCCGAGCCGGCTTGGACGGGTGCGTTTCTGGCGGCTTTGCAGCAGAAGGGCGTCACGCCAAGCGAACTCGCCGCGGCGGCGGTGGTCATGCGGGAGCACGCGACGCCCATCGACACCGGCGACGTGGCCGGTGTCGTTGATACGTGCGGAACGGGTGGGACCGGCAGTGGGACGTTCAACATCTCCACGGCCGCCGCGATCGTTGCGGCGGCGTGTGGTGTGGGCGTTGTGAAGCACGGCAACCGGGCAGCTTCGTCCAAGACCGGCTCGGCTGACGTGCTCGAAGCGTTGGGCGTCGACCTTTCGGGCGACCCGAAGACGCAGTTCGAGCGGGCCGGCATCGCGTTCGCCTTCGCCCGCAATCACCATCCGGCGATGAAGCACGTCGCGCCGGTTCGGCAGGCGCTGGGCGTTCCGACGATCTTCAACCTGCTCGGCCCGCTGACCAACCCGGCGGGCGTGCGACGGCAGTTACTCGGCGTGAGTCGGCCGGAGTTGCTGGACCTCGTCGCAGGCGCTTTGCTCAAGCTCGGCAGCGAACGAGCTTGGGTCGTCCACTCCGACGACGGTCAGGACGACCTGTCGCCCGGCGTGCCGACACAGGTGGCGGAAGTGGTCGACGGCGAGGTGCGACGCTGGACCTTCGACCCGACGCCGCACGACCTTGCCGGAACGAAGGCAGAACTTCAGGCCGAGTCGCCAGAAGCGTCGGCGACCCTGATCCGCCGCATCCTCGACGGCGACGAGACTGGCCCGCCTCACAATGCGGTCCTCATCAACGCTGCAGCGGCGGTGGTCATCGCGGGCGGGCATGACGACATCGTCGATGCCCTCGACGCGGCACGCCATGCCATCGAGTCGGGTCGCGCAGCAGAGACGCTGGATCGCCTCGTCGGGTGA